A stretch of Vulpes vulpes isolate BD-2025 chromosome 4, VulVul3, whole genome shotgun sequence DNA encodes these proteins:
- the LOC112934207 gene encoding protein Churchill: MCGGCVEKEYPNRGNICLENGSFLLNFTGCAVCSKRDFMLITNKSLKEEDGEEIVTYDHLFKNCHHIIARHEYTFSIMDEFQEYTMLCLLCGKAEDTISILPDDPRQMTLLF; the protein is encoded by the coding sequence ATGTGTGGGGGCTGTGTGGAGAAGGAGTATCCCAACCGGGGTAACATCTGCCTGGAGAATGGCTCTTTCTTGCTGAACTTTACAGGCTGTGCAGTGTGCAGTAAGCGGGATTTTATGCTGATCACAAACAAATCTTTGAAAGAGGAAGATGGTGAAGAAATAGTTACCTATGATCATCTGTTTAAGAATTGTCATCACATAATAGCCAGGCATGAGTACACATTCAGTATCATGGATGAATTTCAGGAGTACACCATGCTATGTCTGTTATGTGGCAAAGCTGAAGATACTATCAGTATCCTCCCTGATGACCCTCGACAAATGACATTGTTATTCTAA